The window TAGTGGTTTTGAAATTTAAAGAGTCAACACAAATCATGCGGCAATTGCAGACATGTTTGACATTATGCCAGGAGGAGTAAGTAACGTACCGTAACGTACCCATGCCGAGACCGGAGAGCTCCACTTCCCTGTACTGCATGTACCTCTGCGTCAACAAATACCTTGGCCGGGTTGACGTAGAAGAAGGACACCTGAATACGGTTGCTGCTCCCGCCGCCGACGACGCCGGCCCTCGTCCTCTGTGCCTCCAACGCGTCGCCAGACATTGGTGATGCTGCTGGTAACAAAATCGAACAGTCTGACGGTTGCTCGTGTCACGGGCTGGAGTAGTCGAGGTTCATGGCTTCAGATTGGACCCGCTAAGCAGGGACTCCACCCTGCCCGTCATAAGTACAGATAGACAGCCCGTCATAATGACTAGTCCCTCCGTTCCTAAAcacaagtctttctagagatttcaacaaatgactacatacaaagcaaaatgagtgaatctacactctaaaatatgtctatatacatcatatGTTGTATTTAAAATATCTATATACATCGTATGTTGCATTTAAAATgtctaaagacttatatttagatttaaggacgaagggagtagtacagATAGACAGCCCATCATAATGACTCAATATAGAGGAGAAATACATCTAGTAATATCGTGGATCTCTGCTGTTTTGTTTGGACggcagagatatagggagcatctgAGCCTGAGCTCAAAAACGAATATccgttataacatccaatatattaTGAGACGGATGGAGTATTAATTAAAAAAGAGAAAGAATCAATCATGGAATTATTGAAAAGCAGGGGAGAAATAATCCCAACAAAATTATAAAACACATGTTCCACAAGCTTGCAATATTTCTACAAATTCAGTAATCTAGATCAAATTATAACTGCACGTCTTACAAGGAAGCGTACATTAATATTCATTGGTGTGTGTCATACCAGATGACACATTCCATACATAAATAACTATAAGATAGAACTTCAGTACACATTGCATCCATCTGGGCACTGCAACTACTGGTATGAAATCCGCACTTTAACTTTACCATGTTGGCATTCTGCACTGTCAGCACTGCAGATTATCTTTTCATACTCGTCACGGTAAAAAGTAATATAATCTCGAAAGGCAATGGTATGATCCTCATCATCATGATCACATTTAATTGGAACATGCAGGTTCAGTTTGAGTATCAAGAGAGGCTCCAAGTATATTGGAACAGCTGCACAATTCCGTGAGAGTGGTAGTTCACCACCATCAGTAACCACTGCTTTGTTTTCTTCCCCACGAGAAAAGAGCATGACACTCTCACCATCGTAGAGTTGGTGGTGTGCGGTGATTTCACCATAGACATAGTAGATGGTGCCAGGCTTAGTGGCATTACGACATACGAAATCAAAGTTGACGTACACATTGGCCTGTATAGCTGTGTGCAACGCCATGAAAGTCAAATCTATTTTGCGGCGCTGTTTAGTTGAGATGGTGTGGGTTATGACATTGTTGCAAACGTATGGGTCCACTGTGAATGAGAAATATCCAGAATCATGATCAGCGCCGCTGTTGTCCtctaggattttgattttaatccaGAAGGTGTCCGTAAGGGCACCGCCTTCTGAGTGGAGCACCAAATTATGCTGCACATACAGTTCACTCGATAATAAAGATTCAAAAGCAATACAGGAAAAAAAAGTACAAAATAGTGCATACCTGTGAATCAACGATGTGATAAATCTGTTCTTTTTGTGAGGACCAGTAGTAGGCAGAAAAACCATCAGTGACAACAAATGTCCCCGTGAAGCTGAAGCGGGGACGCACAGTGAACAGCTCGACCCGGTACTGAGAAAATGAGTGGGCTACTTGTATGTTTTTACTGTCTCCATTATAAGAAATTCTATGACTCGGTGGTGGCAACTCCCTATCGATGCCATCATCGCTGCCGCTGTAGTACCCATCAGCCATGTCTTGGGGCCCATAGTCAAAGCCACTATCACGAATGTCATGGCacgccttcttatcatcatcaccaTCTACGCTGCTGCCAGCGTTGCCATCGCCGATGCCATGGTACACATCAGACTGTTTCTGGTTGTAGTCATAAGGAGATTCTTTTTCTGCCGTTCTTGTTTCCATTACCTTGATTGTTTCTCCTACTTCTCCAGTTCCTCTTGCACTTTCCCTTGCTGGTACCCAATTAACCCAATTAAGAAGTCCTCCAACAATATTCCGCGTCCAGTAATGAAAAATTCTAGCGGGCTCAGAGATGCAAGCCTGTTACAGGAGAGGATCTAAAGCTAAATACAATGAAAAAGGAAACATACTGATATAGCCGGACCAAACAATAATGCTTCCATCGATCTACATCAATCTCGTGAAAATTATTTGACCTTTGCTAGCAGAATCAAATTAAGGACAGGATATAGATGTTGTAATACCTGCAGATCGCAAAAGATGGCTCTCACATATGATCTTTCAGGCGGCTTTCCGGCGTCGACGCTCGGCGTCATCCTGCTCACGCCTTCGGCGGCGGCTAGAGGGTAATGCAACCCTAGGTCGACAAAGATTGCCGTCCTGATCGACTATTTATACATGAGATGCAAATAATCTGGCTCGTCCTGGGCCCATCTATTTCCGTTTCCTTTCTAGAGTCAGCCCAGGCCCATTGAACGTGATCTGGTGGTGATGTCCGAAGACCCCCGGACTCTCTGCGGATTTTCCGACTCTCTCGGTGGATCCTATATGACGCGCGTGACCGGCCAGGAGCTGCACCTTCGCTGAAGCGATCCACCACTTGGGCCGGCCCACGTACGATTTCCTGTGCCGTTTGTTTTCCTTCGCTGTCGTTTCCTTCGCTGCTTCTGCAGGGTTTTTTTTTTCTTCTGCGGTTTTTTGCTTCCAGTTTTTCACTGTTTTGTCCGGTTTTCTGTTGTTTTCTTcgggtttttttatttttctgttttggttacttttttgtttcattttcttttacattattttttatttttctgttctgtttctttttctgttttcttctttttatttgtgTGTTATATAAAATGTACACCGTGTATTACAAGAAATTTCATTGTATCAAGAAAAATGTTCATTCTATATTATGAAAATTGTTCACCTTTGCATAtgaaaatgttcatcgtgtattaaaaaaatgttcatcgtatattatgAAATTGTTCAACGTTTTTTTACTAAATGTTCAATGCGTATTCAAAAATTGTAAAACACATATATTCATATtgttccaaaaatgttcatcatgtattattTTAAATGTTCAATGGATATAAAAAATGTTCAGTATAtatattttggaatttttttattttggttttggtttttcAACAAATATACAAATGTTTACTATGTTTCTTAATTTTGTTCAGTGTATATTAcacaatgttcaatgtgtattcgcAAATTGTTCAACGTATTTTTACAATACGTGTCTGAAAATTGTTCAGCTCATATATTCATgtttttttcaaaaatgttcattgtatattaaaATAAGTACATCATCTATTATTTAAAATATTCAGCTTAATTTAAGAAAATGTTTAACGGATATTACAAAATATTTTATGTGTACTTAAAAAAAAGATTCAACAGTGTATGGTACTTAAAAGTTCGCGGCTCGTATTATCAGAGTTCGTCACCGGTTCTGACGGTTAGCAACGCTAGCTTTAAAAATGGAGGTCGTGAGTTCGAACTTCTGCGGGCACAtgaatttttgttttttttctttacttCTGAGCTCGTTTCctcctaatgggccggcccatgcgcTCCTCCTTCAGCGAATGCTCGACCGCCGCCCGCGCGCGGCAAATAGGAGCTCTCAACTCTCTCAGAGCCAGGAAGAAAAAAAGGCGCCCGCGCTTCCCCTtgggtgggccggcccagctagctaCTCGTTCGTAAAAAGAAAAGTCGTTCGCTCGGGGAGCTCCTTAAGAGTCGAGGGTTCGCATAGGAGTAGCACACGTGGGCCGGCACATTTGGTTTTGCGAGATGAAAACTGCCAAAAAAGAAACATGCTCCCGCTGGGATCCAAATCCATCCACAAATAAGCACATTGGGAGAACATGGACGTTCTCAGAGTTTAGCGAATATGGACCGTCGGATCAGATTTTTGATGCACTCTAGACCGTTGGATGTCGCTCCTGGAAGACCTCGGCCGTCGGATGGAGATGATCTACTGCTACAATGAATAGTTACCGTTTTTCTCGTTTTTTCTCACGCTGGATTTAGTCATGTGTCTCGCTGATGGGTGTTGCCTCTCTCCGGTGGGCCTCGCCTGTCGGTTGCCGTGGTTGGGAGGGTGTTACGTGTGCCCATCGGCGGCTCGAGCGGTGAAAATATCCCCTCCCACTGCCCGTGCCACCGCCTGATATTCCGTTGCCCCACGGTGGGTGTTTTCAATGTTTCATCTTTTGGGTCGCTGCGTGGTGGCCGTGGATTAGTCGTACTTCGATGAGGTGGGGCGTGGTGGCTTGCCTGGCTCCTCCTGCTCCCATTCGCCCCGTTCGCTCCCCCATCGCCACTCCCCCTCCCCTTCGTCGCCCGGTCCGGCCCGGCAGCCATGGACGGAGACGCCCGAAACCCGAGCCCTCCAAGGACGTGCGCCGGCTACaggccatctccggcgagctcaTCCACGGGTCTCCGGCTATGATGCATGCACATCGAGCCCGAGATCATGCGCCTCTCCTCCCGCTTCCTCCACCTCCGCGTCTTCCGGAGCCACGACACGCAGCCGACCGGGACGGGGTCGCGGGCGAGGGGGCTCAGCCTCGCCCCCCTCAATCTGGATGTCACCGTCGCCGTGGTTTGCCCCCTCCTCTTCTATCCAGCCGTGTGACTCAAGCTGGCAAGATCCAGCAATGGCGGCCAACTCTGCCTTCTCGAGCCCGACGAGAAGGGGTTGCGTGGCTATCCCTTCCCGTGCGGCGATGGAAAAAGGAGGTGCATTGAGGTGAGTCGCCGCTAGCCTCAACCCTTCTCCTcacgttgtaagtgcatctagtgccacccctagttgattttggagtattgacgacaaacttggttgagggactaatgtgtttgtgagaattgcaggataacacaggtagtagtcccatattgattcggtttacctaccagagatgacccctaaaaatgtgtgaagacattgaagataacagtggtatgtgaagatattcacaatgaagattatgactcgagaagacatttacatgaagactatggagtgcgaagacatagttgttttgtagtttccttttcttctttgttgagtcataggaaccaccgcactgttaagtaggGTCcaggtgaacaaagtcagagtgactgaagtgatgctcaaccaaatcctatgtctccgagtgaagacaatgagagcaaatcttatccagagtcggatgagtcagctttacttgtagcccaagtcaagctgtcgcgtgtgtttgaaatatgactgttggacacgtgtcagttccttagaaacccagggtcatttcggacaaatcaggtcgggttgcctcctggctataaatagcccaccccctacaccataaattggtggctgctcagagttagtgcacgacttttgtcatttgagagcaacccacctccaaagcatttgagagagagatccttgcgaggacaaagcccaaaacacccagagccaaagagtgttaggcatcactgaagtctttctgttcgcgtgatctgaagacttgttacacttgaggactgtgaatcctccagccggttaggcgtcgcgttctaagcatccaagagtcattgtggattgccggtgaacaaagtatgtgaaggtttggaagtctgccttgaagacttactagagtgattgggcgaggactaagtgtccttagctcaaggggaataaggtgaagacgcggtcttctgagttaaatctcagcctccctaaccagatgtacagttgtcacaacaactggaactggtccaacaaatcactcTTCCtccccaagcaactggttctatctcctatctctctttacttacagtttgtcttcgtgaagtcattgcttgtttgctttatctgattgacttcactgcatGAAGattgttgttgtttggcttcatactatcttccatcctgatccatactacctagctgataACAGTCTTTGAGCTTTCGCTCCATTGCttgcttgactatggcttgtctagtgtagtctaccttccgctgcataaccaataggttcatttctattgtttgtcttcaaagcccccatgttttgaagacttccataaaaatcgcctatccccccccatctagtcgataactagcactttcaattggtatcagagctaggtgctcccttgttctgtgtgattcggtttaaccacctggagttttagttatgtcgactgtagggataatcaaagtctccgttgcatgccctgtcttcgatggcattgattacccctactagaagaataagatgcgtatgcatcttgaagccattgatgtcgacctctggtatgtcatcaagaatggcgttcccaaggccggtgaaggtgtcacccctgctgatgtcaagaggttcattcaactggaatcaactgccaagaacatcatctgtggtcatatgaccaaaggacagtatggtcatgtgagtgctctggaaactgcgaagctagtctgggactggctctccaaggtcaacgaaggcatctcaacccagagagactcaaggatcagtgttcttcgcaacctcttcaaccgcttcaagagaaatgacaatgagaatgtccagctcacatttgatcgcctcactgatatcacaaatgagcttcatgcactcggcgccactgagatcaccaagcatgaaatcgtcaagacactcttgagatcactTAACAGTTCAttcgacaccctggccctgatgattcaagaatgccccGACTTCaatactctcgatccgtctgacatacttgagaggctcaacacacacgagtttcagctatctgagaaaagagacatctatggtcccTACTATGGTcggactcgcgctttgaaggcaaaggctgtttcctcatctgaagaagaatctgactgcagttctagtgatcctgaagacattggaaaggagcttgctatgcttgtgaagaagttccagaaattcactaagaagaaaggcttaAAAAAGTCTTCacaatccagctcaagaaatgatgaagcttctactcatgtccataagaagagaacatgccacaagtgcaagaaacctggtcactatatctctgagtgtccacaatggaacaatgagaacaagaaaaagaagaagagcaaggaatatgtttCTGATGGCAAGAAGAAGaataaatcctcaaagtcttcttccaagtcctcattgaagtcttcatcacacaagaagagctcagcaagcaaggctcgtgcatttgttggcaatgagatggattcataggaggagtctgcttctgaggaggcggaggtagaGTCTGAGGAGGAGCCCGATTCAGGTGTGGCAAGCCTGGCTGTAGCTTCAgtatatgtcgccaagtccatcttcaacaccgaagataatggcctcgtcaccaacactgatggtaaggatgaggatgactctgcacccacatactgcttcatggcacgtggtgccaaggtaaactaacgcgatgcttactttcaaacatcaagtgaagatgactctgattgtgaatccaaacctagatacaaaaacacttgctaaaattgtaactgaacaacagaaagctatggaacatattcgaaaattgctagacaaaagcgatgacctgttggacgcggaaatgacccgatcttAGTCCTtatttgaagacataaaaaatcttcatgttaagtacgaggaacttgaaagtcgtcatgaaatgctctcaacgactcatgaaaagctttcctacgattatcttcaaaggaagcaagaccttgagaaattgagagcggctcatgaagatcttcaaaaagaaatcgagtcacttcgcgctcaacagatcagtcccgctcaggaaggatttgaaccaccatgtctaaaatgccttgagcgtgataacgctacctctgttgttgaatgttctactgctgctactgttgcaatatcttcaactgttgatgtgctaactaacccctctgctgaggataccactactattgctgatgagaatgccaggttgaagacattgcctgagacaggaatgtacaaaagtctcaaagggcatcagacactatgtgatgtccaaaTGAAACAGAtactaaaccgaaaccctaggaaagagggtgttgggttcgagaggaaaatgaatgttgatggttcttactagaagcctgagcagtacgccaaaaccacatgggttgctgcaaagggaccttcagtggatccgtctactttatctggcttcacttgtgctaacccgattatcattgatgaatcctttgatgcaaactataaactgtttaagaatcagaatggtgaagtgtttgccaggtatattggtactaattgcaggaatgggccacctatgaagaagatctgggtgtccAAAAGttttcttgagaatcttcctgtgaatgtcatcatgacaccacctgggaagaagacaaaccccagaccgaaagcttcatatggtccaaaggcttcatacagatagaggactcaacagagtcaccctaacacaaatgttttgcagagaaatcatactcagacctatGAATACGAGCGtgtttcctcaaaccgctatgttcataaaactaagaacttttctgcttattcatatgagtattattcatctcctgcaagactatttgctagggctccaaagccaaaagttctcagatgctgcacttagactcattgcttctaagccacccctggagatgtgggtggctaagaaaaattaactctcttttgcagggaaaggtctccagtcggaaatcaaaggcgtccgatgctaatgctggggacctaaaacatcttgtgggacgcaagatcaAATGTCCAaacggtcttactatgtatttcgttccTGAGTTCCTTGATGATCACCCTgtttatcctaaccaagatctgaactttcATAATCCACTCGTTCGTCAAATGTTCATGCTTCACAATACCCTTGGTAAAGCCTATccctctaactgcactgtagggtatgacactctcaaagacttcctgaagagcagaggcttcaaacctggttctctagatcctacactcttcacgaagacatatgatggagaaATGTTTGTgttccaaatctatgtggatgacattatcttcggctgcactgacaaaagatacagtgatgagtttgcacacatgatgcaagaacaatatcaaaTGTCCGCGATGGGTGAACTAaaattcttcctcggtcttcaaattcgtcagcagagcaacggcatcttcatatcacaagaaaaatatctcaaacattgcctgaagaagttcagaatgcaagattgcaaaggatacacgacgccaatgccaaccaaaagtcatctgagtCCTGACgtcaatggtaaagagttcaatcaaaaggtataccgctccatgattggttctttactctatttatgtgcatctaggccagatataatgcttagtgtttgcatgtgtgcctgattccaagcggcaccaaaggaatcgcatcacttagctgtgaagcgaattcttcaatatttggcttacaccccaacactaggattatggtatccaaagggctcagagtttgatctagttggattctcagatgctgattatgctggtgacaaggttgatcgcaagtccacatcaggcacatgtcactttctgggacgatcacttgtctgttggtctttaaagaagcagaactgtgtatctctctccacggctgaatctgaatacattgctgctggatcttgctgcgcttagcttctgtggatgaagcaaactctcaaggactatggtatccacctgaagcctgtgccactctactgcgacaatgaaagcgccatcaagattgccaacaacccagttcagcactcgaagacaaagcacattgaaattcgtcatcactttctcagagatcatgtcatgaaggaagatattgatattattcacatcaacactgaagagcaattggcagatatcttcacaaagccttggatgagaaaaggttttgcaagttgtggtgtgagctaaatatcttagaatcctcgaatgtcctgtaattggacacacatcctaacacttatgcatgttgatgacttagatgtgcaacacatgaagtaacatatatcttcaatcaatgaagacatacactctaagtgtgaatacattaacgcggaatttgactttggagtgccatgataattgtgcgtcaTGTCTTGGTATAATACttctacggtgggtaacgccaccaccaaacttttgtttgaagtgtttcgttTGGCGTCACATTTGCAAAGtctttgcatttggtttgtcttcaacattgatttgacttcatgtttatcttcacaatgttgatttggtcttaTTCTGATATATATTTACATTtgtgttatgtcctctacaacattcacttatggctatatcttcatgtttgaatcttttgatctaagtgaatgtgatcggaccctaaccccttgtCTATGCTTCTACCTTAGAttctatctatctaaatcatatgcattctagtgaaactgtcgaatgtcttctctgcgtccttgtcagcagaagatacagagacaaaagtTGAATCTGTTGtaatgctatatccttattgcctgaaacctataagtgcatctagtgccacccctagttggttttggagtactgacgacaaacctggtcgagggactaatgtgtttgtgagaattgcaggataacacaggtggtagtccctcattgattcggtttacctaccggagatgacccctaaaaatgtgtgaagacattgaagacaatggtggtatgtgaatatAGTCACATTGAAGACtaggacatgagaagacatcgcatgaagacgttggagcgcgaagacttagttgtttcgtagtttccttttcttctttgttgagtcataggaaacacgatACTATTAAGTGggatccaagtgaacaaagttagaatgactgaagtgatgctcaactaaaTCCTATGGCTTCGAGCGAAGACaacgagagcaaatcttatccggagtcggataagtcagctttacttgtagcccaagtcaagctgtcgcgtgtgtttgaaatctgactgttggacac is drawn from Triticum dicoccoides isolate Atlit2015 ecotype Zavitan chromosome 6B, WEW_v2.0, whole genome shotgun sequence and contains these coding sequences:
- the LOC119325151 gene encoding uncharacterized protein LOC119325151, whose amino-acid sequence is MTPSVDAGKPPERSYVRAIFCDLQACISEPARIFHYWTRNIVGGLLNWVNWVPARESARGTGEVGETIKVMETRTAEKESPYDYNQKQSDVYHGIGDGNAGSSVDGDDDKKACHDIRDSGFDYGPQDMADGYYSGSDDGIDRELPPPSHRISYNGDSKNIQVAHSFSQYRVELFTVRPRFSFTGTFVVTDGFSAYYWSSQKEQIYHIVDSQHNLVLHSEGGALTDTFWIKIKILEDNSGADHDSGYFSFTVDPYVCNNVITHTISTKQRRKIDLTFMALHTAIQANVYVNFDFVCRNATKPGTIYYVYGEITAHHQLYDGESVMLFSRGEENKAVVTDGGELPLSRNCAAVPIYLEPLLILKLNLHVPIKCDHDDEDHTIAFRDYITFYRDEYEKIICSADSAECQHGKVKVRISYQ